In Flammeovirga kamogawensis, the sequence GTGTATTCTGTTTTCGTAACTTGACTTTATTTTAAAGTTGACCGCATTGTCCAATTGATTTGTAAAATATGCGGCTCCTCTACCTAAAAACACAACGTTTCCTCTTTCAAAATAAGAATATATAACGGTTTGAATTGCCTTGTGTAAATTATCGTCTAATTGACTCCTATTAAAGTCTAAACCATGTAAAATTTGGTCAAATATACTTTTATGTTCAATGGGTACAAATTGATTGAGGGCGTCGTATCCTATTTTAAGTTCTTTAGAAATGTTACTTAAAATAACACTGTCAATAAGTGCCCATTTCTTTTTACAAATAGAAAAACCAACACGTTCATTATTGAGTTTTTCTACAAGATCTACGGCACAATTTTTTATGTTTGTACCAAAGTCCCTCGATAGTGTGAAAATTAGTCCTTTAGATTTAGGTGTTTTTATTTCTTCTAAATTCGAGGAAGCTAAATAATTATAAATATAGGTTTCCATAGCATTTAAGTTAGTTAGAGGTTAATACTAATGTACATAATTTCTATATAAAAAGAAAGACTTTTAACTTTGTAATTAATTGATATTCAGCAATAAGAGGTTGTTTTTAGTGGTTGTATATCAGTTTGTTATTTCTCCTTATATGTGAATAAATTATAACTATTTTTACTTGTTGCTATTAAATACGTATTTATAATTCATTTTCTACTAGTTTAGTAGACTAAAGAAAAGTACTAAAGTCATTTAATGGTCTTAGTATTTATTTTAACTTCACTTAAAGAAAAGACTTTAAAACCATTGGTAAATATACTTGTATGGTTTTGGTAAAATGAAATACACATTATGATATTACTTCTTGCAATTATCGCCTTTGTAAGTATACTAGGCATACTATATTCCATGTCAAATCAAAAAGTTAAATTCCATTATCGTAATTTAACCGCTATTGGATTAGGAATTATTTTTGGATGGGGACTTTATGCGTTCATTCCACAAGAGGTTTATGTGGATTTGAAATTTTACATGAAGACCATTTCAAATATTTATATTAGGTTCTTAAAATTAATGATTGTACCTATTGTTTTTATTTCGATTGCTCATACGCTAGTAAATATTAGTAATGATAGTAATATAGGAAAAAGAATAGGGCAAATTATCACTTATTTTGTTGCTTCTATTACAGGCGCCGCAACTCTTGCTTTTGGTATGGCAAACCTTTTTAATTTCGATTCTTTAATTGATGTTTCTAAAGTTTCTGCCGAAACAATTTCTAAAGGATATGCAAACAGAATAGATACTTTAGGCGATGCCTCTTTAGGAAAAGTTATATATGGGTTTACGCAAAATATTCCCACATCAATATTTCAGGCTTTTAGCGAGAACAATATTATTGGTACTTTACTAGTAGCATTATTAATTGGTATGGCTGTTAGAAGAATGTCTACTAAGAAACCTAAAGAAATGGGTTTAGTAATAAGAGGATTAGATTCTGCCAAACTTATTATTAATAGCATGACAATGACGATTATTAAATTAACGCCTTATGGTGTATTTACTTTAATGACAATTGCAGTTGCAGAAAAAGGACCTTCTTTATTTGGTGATTTAGCCATTTTTATTGTGGTTTCTTATGCCACAATGCTATTAATTTTTATGATGCACATGGCAGGGTTAACCACAAAAGGAGTGAACCCAATTAAGCATGTTAGAAATTTACTACCAGCTATAATTACAGGTTTTTCTACACAATCTAGTGGAGCAACTTTACCTGTTACTATAAGTTCTTTAGAAGACAATAATGGTGTAGATACAGAAACGGCAAATATTGCTGCTTCTTTAGGAACCACAATGGGAATGAATGCTTGTGGGGCTATGTGGCCAATTTTTATGATTGTACTTTC encodes:
- a CDS encoding cytidylate kinase-like family protein, translated to METYIYNYLASSNLEEIKTPKSKGLIFTLSRDFGTNIKNCAVDLVEKLNNERVGFSICKKKWALIDSVILSNISKELKIGYDALNQFVPIEHKSIFDQILHGLDFNRSQLDDNLHKAIQTVIYSYFERGNVVFLGRGAAYFTNQLDNAVNFKIKSSYENRIHRYGEKNKVNYHYAKEIVRRKAKRRNDFLSYISKGKHQSYDFVLNRDIMDDDTLTSLLFDLCKNKEIQYKTFKDVQHSK
- a CDS encoding dicarboxylate/amino acid:cation symporter; the encoded protein is MSNQKVKFHYRNLTAIGLGIIFGWGLYAFIPQEVYVDLKFYMKTISNIYIRFLKLMIVPIVFISIAHTLVNISNDSNIGKRIGQIITYFVASITGAATLAFGMANLFNFDSLIDVSKVSAETISKGYANRIDTLGDASLGKVIYGFTQNIPTSIFQAFSENNIIGTLLVALLIGMAVRRMSTKKPKEMGLVIRGLDSAKLIINSMTMTIIKLTPYGVFTLMTIAVAEKGPSLFGDLAIFIVVSYATMLLIFMMHMAGLTTKGVNPIKHVRNLLPAIITGFSTQSSGATLPVTISSLEDNNGVDTETANIAASLGTTMGMNACGAMWPIFMIVLSVGVNNALGLPPIDLMSPGTLFTMFISVIISSFGIAGLPGTASFAAITAMTIMGITPEVMGMVLTFVLSVDSLVDMGRTATNIFGVSSAATFISKKDGLMDMEKFNS